One window of the Rissa tridactyla isolate bRisTri1 chromosome 9, bRisTri1.patW.cur.20221130, whole genome shotgun sequence genome contains the following:
- the LOC128914954 gene encoding olfactory receptor 10A7-like: MGPVEEMKPGNQTVTTHFLLVGFAFQGEMQFLFFTLMSIMFLAILTGNFLIVLITTIDPLLHTPMYYFLKNLALTEICYSLSIVPKMLTILLVERKRISFTACALQLNCVILFVTCECFLLGVMAYDRQAAICHPLHYATMMNRDRCFKMVVGSWLSGVPVALGFTTWLFTLPFCGRNVVDHFFCDVPPVLKLVCADTALFELLIFIAIVIIVMIPFSLIAISYFRIIHAVLQIPSAVGRRQAFSTCAAHLVVVTLFYSTAGIIHLRPKSSLSSNMKKMVSLSYSVVTPMLNPIIYSLRNQEVKQSLRRCIDKRLLRKQMDIFSLAR, from the coding sequence aTGGGACCTGTTGAGGAAATGAAGCCAGGAAACCAAACCGTCACTACTCACTTCTTACTTGTGGGGTTTGCCTTCCAAGGCGAGATGCAGTTCCTATTTTTCACACTGATGTCCATCATGTTCCTGGCCATCTTAACAGGGAACTTTCTAATTGTTTTGATCACAACCATTGACCCTCTCCTACACACGCCCATGTACTACTTCCTAAAGAATCTTGCCTTGACAGAGATCTGCTACAGCCTGAGCATTGTCCCCAAGATGCTCACAATTCTGctggtggagagaaaaaggaTTTCCTTCACAGCTTGCGCCTTGCAGCTCAACTGTGTTATTCTTTTTGTCACCTGTGAGTGTTTCCTCTTAGGTGTCATGGCTTATGACCGGCAAGCAGCAATATGCCACCCATTGCATTATGCCACCATGATGAACAGGGATCGCTGCTTCAAGATGGTTGTTGGGTCTTGGCTGTCTGGTGTCCCCGTAGCTCTGGGATTCACCACGTGGTTATTTACCCTGCCCTTCTGCGGGAGAAATGTGGTTGATCATTTCTTTTGTGATGTCCCTCCTGTGTTGAAGCTGGTGTGTGCAGACACAGCCTTGTTTGAGCTACtgatttttattgctattgtcATAATAGTGATGATTCCCTTTTCTCTGATAGCCATCTCTTACTTTCGCATTATCCATGCTGTTCTTCAGATACCCTCGGCTGTGGGCCGGAGGCAGGCCTTTTCCACCTGTGCAGCTCACCTGGTGGTAGTGACTCTTTTCTACAGCACAGCTGGCATCATTCATCTGCGACCCAAGTCCAGCCTCTCATCCAACATGAAGAAAATGGTTTCCCTGTCTTACTCGGTTGTCACCCCCATGCTCAACCCCATCATCTACAGCTTGAGGAATCAGGAAGTCAAGCAAAGCCTGAGGAGATGCATTGACAAGCGGTTACTTAGGAAGCAGATGGACATATTTTCTCTGGCCAGGTGA